The following coding sequences are from one Lysinibacillus sp. FSL W8-0992 window:
- a CDS encoding MOSC domain-containing protein, with amino-acid sequence MEKSIATIYTLAVGMPKELDYSKGRSMITGIEKRKVHEVYLATRGFEGDDVADKKHHGGPDRAVCLYPAEHYEQWEKELGKALPAAAFGENLTVTNMLEADVCIGDIYKIGDAVIQITQGRIPCSTIDKYTKADTLLKRLIETGYTGFLARVLSEGTICVDSKIEIVERHPARISVLHCNEVYFENNNALAMKRIQAVDALAMDWKQKLEKRIQLLESRVEK; translated from the coding sequence ATGGAGAAAAGTATAGCGACGATTTATACACTTGCTGTTGGTATGCCGAAAGAATTGGACTATAGTAAAGGGCGATCAATGATTACAGGGATTGAAAAACGGAAAGTGCACGAAGTTTATTTAGCTACTCGTGGATTTGAGGGAGATGATGTGGCAGATAAAAAGCATCATGGTGGACCTGATCGCGCTGTTTGTCTATATCCTGCGGAGCATTACGAACAATGGGAAAAGGAACTTGGTAAGGCATTGCCAGCAGCAGCATTCGGTGAGAACTTAACGGTAACAAATATGCTTGAAGCGGATGTTTGTATTGGAGATATTTATAAAATTGGTGATGCAGTCATTCAAATTACGCAAGGACGTATTCCGTGTAGTACGATTGATAAATATACAAAGGCTGACACATTACTTAAACGATTAATTGAAACAGGTTATACAGGCTTCCTAGCACGTGTACTAAGTGAGGGAACAATATGTGTAGACTCAAAAATTGAAATAGTTGAAAGACACCCTGCTCGTATATCGGTTTTACATTGCAATGAAGTATATTTTGAAAACAACAACGCACTTGCGATGAAACGTATTCAAGCAGTAGATGCATTAGCGATGGATTGGAAACAAAAATTAGAAAAAAGAATTCAATTATTAGAGAGTCGAGTAGAGAAGTAA
- a CDS encoding NETI motif-containing protein has product MGKKQIWYEVEENETIDQCLERMRQDGYIAMGRKEEPIFHLVNGEPTYLRQKIQFKAMLCQDSE; this is encoded by the coding sequence TTGGGGAAAAAGCAAATTTGGTATGAAGTAGAAGAAAATGAAACAATTGATCAATGTTTAGAAAGAATGCGTCAGGATGGCTATATAGCGATGGGACGGAAAGAAGAGCCTATCTTTCATCTAGTGAATGGTGAACCAACGTATTTACGTCAAAAAATACAATTTAAAGCAATGTTGTGTCAAGATTCTGAATAA
- the purK gene encoding 5-(carboxyamino)imidazole ribonucleotide synthase, whose translation MTKIIYPGQTIGIIGGGQLGRMMALAAKEAGFKIAVLEPTMDSPCGQVADIRIVAPYDDEAALEELAEVSDVITYEFENIDYEGLKRLTQMAYVPQGAELVRITQNRVTEKEAIVKAGCPVAPYIVANTYEELVASIDQINYPCIVKTARGGYDGKGQQLLNSAADLPLAKGLFAHSQCIAEGFVPFVKEVSVIVQRNGDGELYCQPVGENIHVHHILHETIVPARIQEATAQAAEQEAIKIADYLNLVGTLAVEMFVLENGDIIINELAPRPHNSGHYSIEACNISQFHQHIRAICGWPLRKPQLWAPSIMVNVLGQHVMPLSNSIAKYPEWSLHLYGKAEAKVNRKMGHVTIMTKDLEATLQQIESSGIWSE comes from the coding sequence GTGACAAAAATTATATATCCTGGACAAACGATAGGAATTATCGGAGGAGGACAGCTTGGCCGTATGATGGCACTAGCTGCTAAGGAAGCAGGTTTTAAAATAGCTGTTCTTGAACCGACAATGGATTCACCATGTGGACAGGTTGCAGATATTCGAATTGTGGCACCTTACGATGATGAGGCTGCACTCGAGGAACTTGCCGAAGTCAGTGACGTTATTACGTATGAGTTTGAAAATATCGATTACGAAGGCTTAAAACGTTTAACTCAAATGGCTTATGTACCACAAGGAGCAGAATTAGTACGCATTACACAAAACCGTGTGACTGAGAAGGAAGCAATCGTTAAAGCAGGCTGTCCAGTAGCTCCTTATATCGTAGCAAATACATATGAGGAGTTAGTAGCTAGCATTGACCAGATTAACTACCCATGTATCGTAAAAACTGCAAGAGGTGGTTATGATGGCAAAGGGCAGCAACTTCTAAATTCAGCAGCAGATTTACCATTGGCAAAAGGGCTTTTTGCTCATTCACAATGTATTGCTGAAGGTTTCGTACCTTTTGTGAAAGAAGTATCAGTTATTGTACAACGAAACGGTGATGGCGAATTATATTGTCAGCCAGTTGGTGAAAACATTCATGTTCATCATATTTTACACGAAACAATTGTACCAGCTCGCATTCAAGAGGCGACAGCACAGGCTGCTGAACAAGAGGCTATAAAAATAGCTGATTACTTAAATCTAGTAGGGACGCTGGCAGTAGAAATGTTTGTTTTAGAAAATGGCGACATTATTATTAATGAACTAGCACCGAGACCTCATAATTCTGGTCACTATTCGATAGAGGCATGTAATATATCACAATTCCATCAGCATATCCGTGCTATTTGTGGTTGGCCATTGCGTAAACCACAACTTTGGGCGCCATCTATAATGGTGAATGTATTAGGGCAGCATGTTATGCCACTTAGTAACTCAATTGCAAAATATCCTGAATGGTCATTACATCTTTATGGGAAAGCTGAAGCTAAGGTGAACCGTAAAATGGGCCACGTAACGATTATGACAAAAGACTTAGAAGCAACACTACAACAAATCGAGAGTTCTGGCATTTGGTCAGAATAG
- the purB gene encoding adenylosuccinate lyase, giving the protein MIERYTRPEMGAIWTEQNKYQAWLEVEILACEAWAEIGDIPKEDVAKIRENASFDVNRILEIEKETRHDVVAFTRAVSETLGEERKWVHYGLTSTDVVDTALSYVIKQANNILRKDIVNFIDIIAAKAKEHKHTVMMGRTHGVHAEPTTFGLKLGLWYEEMKRNLERFDAAAAVIETGKMSGAVGTYANIDPRVEQYVCDKLGLAASPISTQTLQRDRHAQYLSALALIATSIEKFATEIRGLQKSETREVEEAFAKGQKGSSAMPHKRNPIGSENMVGMSRLMRGYMVTAYENVALWHERDISHSSAERVILPDATITLNYMLNRFGNIVKNLTVFPENMKRNMGRTFGLIYSQRILLALIDKGLVREEAYDTVQPLAMQAWDEQVQFRTLVDGSEKITSYLTKEELDECFDYNYHLQHVDMIFERLGLN; this is encoded by the coding sequence ATGATTGAACGTTACACAAGACCTGAGATGGGTGCAATTTGGACAGAACAAAATAAATACCAAGCTTGGCTAGAGGTTGAAATTTTAGCATGTGAGGCTTGGGCAGAAATTGGCGATATTCCAAAAGAAGATGTAGCTAAAATTCGTGAAAATGCTTCATTTGATGTAAATCGTATTTTAGAAATTGAGAAAGAAACACGTCACGATGTAGTTGCCTTTACACGTGCTGTATCTGAAACACTAGGCGAAGAACGGAAATGGGTGCACTACGGTTTAACTTCAACAGATGTTGTGGACACAGCCCTTTCTTACGTGATTAAACAAGCAAATAATATTTTAAGAAAAGATATTGTGAATTTTATTGATATTATTGCAGCAAAAGCAAAAGAGCATAAGCATACCGTTATGATGGGCCGTACACATGGTGTGCATGCGGAACCAACAACATTCGGATTAAAATTAGGATTATGGTATGAAGAGATGAAGCGTAACTTAGAACGCTTTGATGCAGCTGCAGCTGTAATTGAAACAGGTAAGATGTCTGGCGCAGTTGGCACGTATGCAAATATTGACCCACGTGTTGAACAATATGTTTGTGATAAATTAGGGCTTGCAGCATCGCCAATTTCTACGCAAACATTACAGCGTGATCGACATGCACAATATTTGAGTGCTCTTGCATTAATTGCAACATCAATCGAAAAGTTCGCAACTGAAATTCGTGGTTTGCAAAAATCAGAAACGAGAGAAGTAGAAGAAGCCTTTGCGAAAGGGCAAAAGGGTTCATCTGCTATGCCGCATAAACGTAATCCAATCGGCTCTGAGAACATGGTTGGTATGTCACGTTTAATGCGTGGTTACATGGTGACAGCTTATGAAAACGTAGCATTATGGCATGAGCGTGATATTTCACATTCATCTGCTGAGCGCGTTATTTTACCGGATGCGACAATCACATTGAACTATATGTTAAATCGCTTCGGTAACATCGTGAAAAATTTAACAGTATTCCCTGAAAACATGAAACGTAATATGGGTCGAACATTTGGGCTAATTTACTCTCAACGCATTTTATTAGCACTAATCGATAAAGGATTAGTACGTGAAGAAGCGTATGATACAGTTCAGCCATTAGCGATGCAGGCGTGGGACGAGCAAGTACAATTCCGTACGTTAGTTGATGGAAGTGAAAAAATCACTTCATACTTAACGAAGGAAGAGTTAGATGAGTGCTTTGATTACAACTACCACTTACAGCATGTAGACATGATTTTTGAACGTCTTGGACTTAACTAA
- the purE gene encoding 5-(carboxyamino)imidazole ribonucleotide mutase: MNPKIGVIMGSSSDWETMKHACDILDELQVPYEKKVVSAHRTPDLMFEYAEAARGRGIQVIIAGAGGAAHLPGMVAAKTTLPVIGVPVQSRALNGLDSLLSIVQMPGGVPVATVAIGKAGATNAGLLAAQILSTTDVELANKLDARREATKQQVLESTGDLV, translated from the coding sequence ATGAATCCGAAAATCGGTGTCATTATGGGTAGTTCAAGTGACTGGGAAACTATGAAACATGCGTGTGATATTTTAGATGAATTACAAGTACCGTACGAGAAAAAAGTAGTATCTGCACATCGTACGCCTGATTTAATGTTTGAGTACGCAGAGGCAGCACGTGGGCGAGGTATTCAAGTGATTATTGCAGGTGCTGGTGGTGCGGCGCATTTGCCGGGTATGGTAGCAGCTAAAACAACGTTACCTGTCATTGGAGTGCCTGTACAATCTCGTGCACTTAATGGTCTTGATTCACTCTTATCAATTGTTCAAATGCCAGGTGGTGTACCTGTAGCAACTGTGGCAATTGGAAAAGCAGGTGCGACAAATGCTGGCTTACTTGCAGCGCAAATTTTGTCGACAACAGACGTAGAGCTTGCTAATAAACTAGATGCTAGACGCGAGGCGACGAAGCAACAAGTATTGGAAAGCACAGGTGACTTAGTGTGA
- a CDS encoding NCS2 family permease encodes MKKYFMFDELGTNYRREIIGGITTFLAMAYILAVNPGILESAGMDKGAVFVATALAAAVGSLIMGIFAKFPISLAPGMGLNAFFAFTVVGTYGIPWQTGLTGVFFSGIIFIILSLTGIRETVINAIPAQLKYAVSAGIGLFITFVGLQGAGIVVDSPATLVTLGAFTGSTLLAVFGIIISIILILKFRSVGIFLGMVITAIVGMITGVIAPPEAVVASIPSVDSTFMVALNPIIHDFGSLINVKFLVVVLTFLFVDFFDTAGTLMAVATQAGLVKDDKLPRASRALMADALATTIGSLFGTSTTTAYVESTSGVAAGARSGFAAVVTAVLFIVALFFSPLLAVVTSAVTAPALVIVGVLMVSSLRLIEWDKFEIAVPAFFTVLMMPLGYSIATGIAIGFVFYPVTMLLAGRKKEIHPMMYGLFFVFLAYFIWVR; translated from the coding sequence ATGAAAAAATATTTCATGTTCGATGAATTAGGTACTAATTATCGCCGCGAAATAATTGGCGGTATTACAACATTCCTAGCTATGGCATACATTTTAGCTGTTAACCCAGGGATTCTGGAAAGTGCGGGAATGGATAAAGGTGCTGTTTTCGTGGCAACAGCATTAGCAGCAGCAGTCGGTTCTTTGATTATGGGTATTTTCGCTAAATTCCCAATCTCATTGGCGCCAGGTATGGGGTTAAATGCATTCTTTGCCTTCACGGTAGTAGGGACGTATGGCATTCCTTGGCAAACTGGTTTAACAGGTGTGTTCTTCTCGGGGATTATATTTATTATCCTTTCATTAACAGGTATTCGTGAAACAGTTATTAATGCAATTCCAGCACAACTTAAATATGCTGTGTCAGCTGGTATTGGTTTATTTATTACATTTGTAGGGTTACAAGGAGCTGGCATTGTAGTTGATAGTCCAGCAACTTTAGTAACATTAGGAGCATTTACAGGTTCAACTCTTTTAGCAGTATTCGGCATTATTATTTCAATCATCCTAATCCTTAAATTCCGTAGCGTCGGTATTTTCTTAGGAATGGTTATTACAGCAATCGTTGGTATGATTACGGGTGTTATTGCACCTCCTGAAGCTGTTGTAGCATCGATCCCAAGTGTAGATTCAACATTTATGGTTGCACTTAACCCAATTATTCATGACTTCGGTTCGTTAATAAACGTTAAATTTTTAGTTGTTGTATTAACATTTTTATTCGTTGACTTTTTCGATACAGCCGGCACATTAATGGCTGTGGCAACACAAGCTGGATTAGTAAAAGACGATAAATTACCACGTGCAAGCCGTGCACTTATGGCAGATGCACTAGCAACAACAATTGGTTCTTTATTTGGTACTTCAACAACTACTGCTTATGTAGAATCAACTTCTGGTGTAGCAGCCGGTGCTCGTTCAGGTTTTGCTGCAGTTGTTACTGCTGTATTATTTATAGTAGCACTATTCTTCTCACCATTACTTGCGGTTGTTACTTCAGCTGTAACAGCACCAGCACTTGTTATCGTCGGTGTGTTAATGGTTTCGTCACTACGTTTAATTGAATGGGATAAATTCGAAATTGCAGTTCCAGCGTTCTTCACTGTTTTAATGATGCCTCTTGGCTATTCCATTGCAACAGGGATCGCAATTGGTTTCGTATTCTACCCAGTAACAATGCTTTTAGCAGGTCGTAAAAAAGAAATTCACCCAATGATGTACGGATTATTCTTCGTATTCCTTGCGTACTTTATCTGGGTTCGATAA